The Deinococcus depolymerans genome includes a region encoding these proteins:
- the tsaE gene encoding tRNA (adenosine(37)-N6)-threonylcarbamoyltransferase complex ATPase subunit type 1 TsaE, which translates to MTAEPLLPEPGDVLLLRGLSEQQRFGARLAAALPPGSVLFLEGELGAGKTSLTQGLVAALGFTDTVTSPTYALMNAYPTPAGQVLHVDAYRVRDVNELYEMDLEDLIEGSRLSVIEWGEGLYADYPAAPILLLEHLDGTPDVRRVTRRR; encoded by the coding sequence ATGACCGCCGAACCCCTGCTTCCCGAACCGGGTGACGTCCTGCTGCTGCGCGGCCTGAGCGAACAGCAGCGGTTCGGAGCCCGGCTGGCCGCCGCCCTGCCGCCCGGCAGCGTCCTGTTCCTGGAAGGCGAACTGGGCGCCGGGAAGACCAGCCTCACGCAGGGACTGGTCGCCGCACTGGGCTTCACCGACACCGTCACCAGCCCCACCTACGCCCTCATGAACGCCTACCCCACCCCGGCCGGGCAGGTCCTGCACGTCGACGCGTACCGCGTGCGCGACGTGAACGAACTGTACGAGATGGACCTCGAAGACCTGATCGAGGGCAGCCGCCTGAGCGTCATCGAGTGGGGCGAAGGGCTGTACGCCGACTACCCCGCCGCGCCCATCCTGCTGCTCGAACACCTGGACGGCACGCCCGACGTGCGGCGCGTGACCCGCCGGCGCTGA
- a CDS encoding roadblock/LC7 domain-containing protein — protein MTNAVYTMTVRALSGVVSERAAETMLRAVLREQNVAAETVTAQEMQQVISGPLLSRLGTVMPAARARRELLSLAGQLEARYPKAPTLFTENVPQATWDDQGETGTGWNDLLLSADDFEFDDPEYGAALAGRAYDLATTLDQDALIQLLGRLSGVQGVMVCRASGEVLRSRSVRDPAGLGSVVAASAMLFQRRSLRLLSADLGGQTVCMCPLGGYCVAVIANSQANVGRLLVELQQLRVAA, from the coding sequence ATGACGAACGCTGTGTACACCATGACCGTCCGCGCCCTGTCGGGCGTCGTTTCTGAACGGGCTGCCGAGACCATGCTGCGGGCGGTGCTGCGCGAGCAGAATGTCGCGGCCGAGACGGTCACGGCGCAGGAGATGCAACAGGTGATCTCCGGTCCGCTGCTGTCGCGCCTGGGAACCGTGATGCCGGCGGCGCGGGCGCGGCGCGAACTGCTGAGCCTGGCCGGACAGCTGGAAGCCAGATACCCGAAGGCGCCGACCCTGTTCACCGAGAACGTACCGCAGGCCACCTGGGACGACCAGGGCGAGACGGGTACCGGCTGGAACGACCTGCTGCTCAGCGCCGACGATTTTGAATTCGATGACCCCGAGTACGGCGCGGCGCTGGCAGGCCGCGCCTACGACCTCGCCACGACGCTGGATCAGGACGCCCTGATTCAGCTGCTGGGGCGGCTCAGTGGCGTGCAGGGCGTGATGGTGTGCCGCGCGAGCGGTGAGGTGCTGCGGTCGCGGTCCGTGCGGGACCCGGCCGGACTGGGCAGCGTGGTGGCGGCGAGCGCGATGCTGTTCCAGCGGCGCTCGCTGCGGCTGCTGTCGGCGGACCTGGGCGGGCAGACGGTGTGCATGTGCCCGCTGGGTGGGTACTGCGTGGCAGTGATCGCCAATTCTCAAGCGAACGTGGGGAGACTTCTTGTGGAACTTCAGCAACTGCGGGTGGCGGCGTGA
- the tkt gene encoding transketolase: MSSDISQLSVNTIRTLSIDAVQAANSGHPGAPLGAAPMAYAVWQDFLRFNPTHPEWAGRDRFVLSAGHASMLIYSLLHLTGYDMPLEELRNFRQWGSKTPGHPEFFHTPGLDATTGPLGQGAAMTVGMAMAEAHLAARYNRPGFPIFDNHTYAILGDGDLQEGVNHEAAALAGHLRLNKLIWLHDDNEVQLDTATSKAESENTAQRYEAYGWNVLKVKDGNDLDAIRAAIREAHASDRPTLIQVRTVIGFGSPRAGTSKAHGEPLGADGVSATKAALGWEYPPFTVPDEVRAHMDATERGAKLEADWNALMDAYRAAHPDLGAEVDALLARDLPANLSDVLPSYEVGGKGVATRNASGEIIGALAAAVPGLMGGSADVSGSTKTTIKDGGEMQADSMGGRNVLFGVREFGMSAAANGLSLYGGLRPLVGTFLVFADYLKPAFRLSAIQMQPVTYVLTHDSIGLGEDGPTHQPIDQLAMLRAVPGAHVIRPADANETAAAWQMALEYDKGPTALALTRQDLPILPRNHAGVKKGAYVLRDADGAAGAAQVILIASGSEVSLALEAAESLAAEGIQARVVSMPCMEVFRAQDRSYRDSVLTPGVKRVAIEAASKGPWYEWVGTDGAVIGMDTFGASAPASVLFEKFGFSVANVTKVVKSVL; encoded by the coding sequence ATGTCCAGCGACATCTCCCAGCTGAGTGTGAACACCATCCGCACCCTGAGCATCGACGCCGTGCAGGCCGCCAACAGCGGCCACCCAGGCGCTCCCCTCGGCGCCGCCCCCATGGCGTACGCGGTGTGGCAGGACTTCCTGCGCTTCAACCCCACACACCCCGAATGGGCCGGCCGCGACCGCTTCGTGCTGTCCGCCGGGCACGCCAGCATGCTGATCTACAGCCTGCTGCACCTCACCGGCTACGACATGCCCCTCGAGGAACTCAGGAACTTCCGCCAGTGGGGCAGCAAGACCCCCGGCCACCCCGAGTTCTTCCACACCCCCGGCCTCGACGCCACCACCGGCCCGCTCGGGCAGGGCGCCGCGATGACCGTCGGCATGGCCATGGCCGAGGCGCACCTCGCCGCGCGCTACAACCGCCCCGGCTTCCCCATCTTCGACAACCACACCTACGCCATCCTCGGTGACGGCGACCTGCAAGAAGGCGTGAACCACGAGGCCGCCGCCCTGGCCGGCCACCTGCGCCTGAACAAACTGATCTGGCTGCACGACGACAACGAAGTCCAGCTGGACACCGCCACCAGCAAGGCCGAAAGCGAGAACACCGCCCAGCGCTACGAGGCGTACGGCTGGAACGTCCTGAAGGTCAAGGACGGCAACGACCTCGACGCCATCCGCGCCGCCATCCGCGAGGCGCACGCCAGCGACCGCCCCACCCTGATCCAGGTGCGCACCGTCATCGGCTTCGGCAGCCCCCGCGCCGGGACCAGCAAGGCCCACGGCGAACCCCTCGGCGCCGACGGCGTCAGCGCCACCAAGGCCGCCCTCGGCTGGGAGTACCCGCCCTTCACCGTGCCCGACGAGGTGCGCGCCCACATGGACGCCACGGAACGCGGCGCCAAACTGGAAGCCGACTGGAACGCCCTGATGGACGCCTACCGCGCCGCGCACCCCGACCTGGGTGCCGAGGTCGACGCCCTGCTGGCCCGCGACCTGCCCGCCAACCTCAGCGACGTGCTGCCCAGCTACGAGGTCGGCGGCAAGGGCGTCGCCACCCGCAACGCCAGCGGCGAGATCATCGGCGCGCTGGCCGCCGCCGTGCCCGGCCTGATGGGCGGCAGCGCCGACGTGTCCGGCAGCACCAAGACCACCATCAAGGACGGCGGCGAGATGCAGGCCGACAGCATGGGCGGCCGCAACGTCCTGTTCGGCGTGCGCGAGTTCGGCATGAGCGCCGCCGCCAACGGCCTGAGCCTCTACGGCGGCCTGCGCCCGCTGGTCGGCACGTTCCTGGTGTTCGCCGACTACCTCAAACCCGCCTTCCGCCTCAGCGCCATCCAGATGCAGCCCGTCACGTACGTCCTGACGCACGACTCCATCGGCCTGGGTGAGGACGGCCCCACCCACCAGCCCATCGACCAGCTGGCCATGCTGCGCGCCGTGCCCGGCGCCCACGTCATCCGCCCCGCCGACGCCAACGAGACGGCCGCCGCGTGGCAGATGGCCCTCGAGTACGACAAGGGCCCCACCGCCCTGGCCCTCACCCGCCAGGACCTGCCGATCCTGCCCCGCAACCACGCCGGCGTGAAGAAAGGCGCGTACGTGCTGCGTGACGCCGACGGCGCCGCCGGGGCCGCGCAGGTCATCCTGATCGCCTCGGGCAGCGAGGTCAGCCTCGCCCTGGAGGCCGCCGAATCCCTGGCCGCCGAGGGCATCCAGGCGCGCGTGGTCAGCATGCCCTGCATGGAAGTCTTCCGCGCGCAGGACCGCAGCTACCGCGACAGCGTCCTGACGCCCGGCGTCAAACGCGTCGCCATCGAGGCCGCCAGCAAGGGCCCCTGGTACGAGTGGGTCGGCACGGACGGCGCCGTGATCGGCATGGACACCTTCGGCGCCAGCGCGCCCGCCAGCGTGCTGTTCGAGAAGTTCGGCTTCAGCGTCGCCAACGTCACCAAGGTCGTCAAGAGCGTCCTGTAA
- a CDS encoding GNAT family N-acetyltransferase — protein sequence MTHAHRTDHLPTLRPLRAADAAAVARLVTEGVRGHWTYAPEHFREAQPGTRPTRLVAEQDGVVIATARLAPFGEGVPDALRLDVAGDAACFTPLLLAQLAEAPGGFRRVLGVTREDFTEQMTFFAAAGFRNAWQSWGAHLDLTTFDPALFEAAQERLFLAGYEPERLTPDAPDADWDALHALHQTGVRDQPRNPTTTPDPLTRDGLRDVIRREEAAFVTRWRGQIVALTRLTPRGTEVDSEGTVTHPDHRRRGVMTALKAHALTWAKGEGFAHAGTGGTVLNLPMLRVNTRLGYRTERMWITWEKDL from the coding sequence ATGACCCACGCACACCGCACCGACCACCTCCCCACCCTGCGCCCCCTGCGCGCCGCCGACGCCGCAGCCGTCGCCCGCCTCGTGACCGAGGGCGTGCGCGGCCACTGGACCTACGCACCCGAACACTTCCGGGAGGCGCAGCCCGGCACCCGCCCCACCCGCCTCGTCGCCGAGCAGGACGGCGTGGTGATCGCCACCGCACGCCTCGCACCGTTCGGGGAGGGCGTGCCGGACGCCCTGCGCCTGGACGTGGCCGGGGACGCTGCCTGCTTCACGCCGCTGCTGCTGGCGCAGCTGGCCGAAGCGCCGGGCGGGTTCCGGCGCGTGCTGGGCGTCACCCGCGAGGACTTCACGGAGCAGATGACCTTCTTCGCGGCGGCCGGGTTCCGCAACGCCTGGCAGTCCTGGGGCGCGCACCTGGACCTGACCACCTTCGACCCCGCGCTCTTCGAGGCAGCGCAGGAGCGGCTGTTCCTGGCGGGGTACGAACCCGAACGCCTCACCCCGGACGCCCCCGACGCCGACTGGGACGCCCTGCACGCGCTGCACCAGACTGGCGTGCGCGACCAGCCGCGCAACCCCACCACCACGCCCGACCCCCTCACCCGTGACGGGCTGCGCGACGTCATCCGGCGGGAGGAGGCCGCGTTCGTCACGCGCTGGCGCGGGCAGATCGTCGCCCTGACCCGCCTCACCCCACGTGGCACGGAAGTGGACAGCGAGGGAACCGTCACCCACCCGGACCACCGCCGCCGGGGCGTGATGACCGCCCTGAAAGCCCACGCGCTGACCTGGGCGAAAGGGGAGGGGTTCGCGCACGCCGGGACGGGCGGCACGGTCCTGAACCTCCCCATGCTGCGCGTGAACACCCGCCTGGGCTACCGCACGGAACGCATGTGGATCACCTGGGAGAAAGACCTCTGA